One part of the Bacillus sp. FJAT-45350 genome encodes these proteins:
- a CDS encoding sigma-54-dependent Fis family transcriptional regulator, translating to MINLKEIMTPVECTIHTTTPVQEAIELMNSTKWNILPVTNSERKLMGVFTRSNLYQMILEKKPLDEPIVNFIKKDAATLSINTCYEVIKDVVPKSQVGTGIVLDEEGRVIGLLRKTDMVMALLRSTNMLKEQLETILQSSHLGVVMTNGENEIIYVNEQFSTMINKTNENLIKQSFKDLFPDINTNIDESIYIPKVAVGQEQTMLRLSYYQTEEGTRGIIALFQNISEIEQMVQELQTVKNLKQILDTAIDHAYDGILMIDEKAKVTMVSPPLLDLFNLEKAQVLDKKIDQVLPQLNLEKVFETGEAELSEFKEINGIKYIINRIPVMQDGEIIGALGKVMFRQLHQVSELFKKLEKVENKAAYYQKQLQQSETSRFTWDEIISQDPFIEKLKKSATKAAKGRSTVLIRGESGTGKELFAHAIHSSSVRKDGKFVIVNCAAIPEHLLESEFFGYEDGAFTGARQKGKIGKFDLANGGTLFLDEIGDMSLTLQAKLLRVLQEREFYRVGGTERIHVDVRIIAATNRTLEQMVQDGEFREDLYYRLNVISLNIPPLRERNHDIRLLTEALMENLNRMLGTSITGMGEEIHHVLMNYDWPGNVRELRNVLERAMTFAENGRIQLEDLPEYIVEKVQNEGLENNSSIKMAEVAERSAVEKALFAANGNKTKAADLLGISRSGLYEKLKKFQI from the coding sequence TTGATTAATCTAAAAGAGATTATGACACCTGTGGAATGTACGATACATACGACAACACCGGTACAGGAAGCTATTGAATTAATGAATAGCACAAAGTGGAATATTCTACCTGTTACTAATTCAGAAAGAAAGCTGATGGGAGTTTTTACGAGAAGTAATCTATATCAGATGATATTAGAAAAAAAACCGTTAGATGAACCCATTGTAAATTTTATAAAAAAAGATGCTGCGACACTATCAATCAACACTTGTTATGAGGTAATTAAAGATGTTGTTCCAAAGAGTCAAGTTGGAACAGGTATAGTATTAGATGAAGAAGGGCGTGTCATTGGACTATTAAGAAAAACTGATATGGTAATGGCCTTACTTCGTTCAACTAATATGCTAAAGGAACAGTTAGAAACGATTTTGCAAAGTTCTCACCTAGGGGTAGTAATGACGAATGGCGAAAATGAGATAATTTATGTAAATGAACAATTTTCAACTATGATAAATAAAACAAATGAAAACCTCATCAAACAGTCGTTTAAGGACCTATTCCCTGATATTAATACGAACATCGATGAATCTATTTATATCCCTAAAGTAGCAGTCGGACAAGAACAAACAATGCTACGGTTGTCTTATTATCAAACAGAAGAAGGAACTAGGGGGATTATAGCTCTGTTCCAAAACATTTCTGAGATCGAACAAATGGTTCAGGAGTTACAAACTGTAAAGAATCTTAAACAAATTTTAGATACTGCTATCGATCATGCGTATGATGGTATTCTAATGATTGATGAAAAAGCGAAGGTAACGATGGTAAGTCCGCCGCTCTTAGATTTGTTCAATTTAGAAAAAGCACAAGTGTTGGATAAAAAAATTGACCAGGTCCTTCCTCAACTAAATTTAGAAAAAGTATTTGAAACTGGTGAAGCGGAGTTAAGTGAATTCAAAGAAATTAATGGAATTAAATATATAATTAATCGTATTCCGGTTATGCAAGATGGAGAGATAATAGGTGCTTTAGGGAAAGTCATGTTTAGGCAGTTACATCAAGTTAGTGAGCTATTTAAGAAATTAGAAAAAGTCGAAAATAAAGCAGCCTATTATCAAAAGCAGTTACAACAATCAGAAACATCTCGATTTACTTGGGACGAGATTATCAGTCAAGATCCTTTCATAGAGAAATTAAAGAAAAGTGCAACAAAAGCAGCTAAAGGACGTTCAACGGTTTTAATTCGTGGAGAAAGCGGAACCGGAAAAGAGTTATTTGCCCATGCGATACATAGTAGTAGTGTAAGAAAAGATGGAAAGTTTGTCATTGTTAATTGTGCAGCTATTCCGGAACACTTGCTAGAATCAGAGTTTTTTGGGTATGAGGACGGGGCATTTACAGGAGCAAGACAAAAAGGAAAAATAGGGAAATTCGACCTCGCCAATGGTGGAACACTCTTCTTGGATGAAATCGGAGACATGTCGTTAACACTACAAGCGAAATTACTTCGAGTTCTTCAAGAACGTGAATTTTATCGTGTCGGAGGAACTGAACGTATCCACGTAGATGTACGAATTATTGCTGCAACAAATCGTACATTAGAACAAATGGTTCAGGATGGAGAGTTTCGTGAAGATCTCTATTACCGCTTGAATGTTATTTCTCTAAATATTCCTCCACTAAGAGAACGAAATCATGATATTCGTCTACTAACAGAAGCATTAATGGAAAATTTAAATCGAATGCTTGGAACAAGTATTACAGGAATGGGTGAAGAAATCCATCACGTCCTCATGAATTACGATTGGCCAGGCAATGTTCGTGAGTTAAGAAATGTATTAGAAAGAGCAATGACCTTTGCAGAAAACGGAAGAATCCAATTAGAAGATTTACCGGAATATATTGTAGAAAAAGTACAGAACGAAGGACTAGAAAACAACTCTTCAATTAAGATGGCAGAAGTAGCAGAGCGGTCTGCTGTAGAAAAGGCTTTGTTTGCTGCCAATGGAAATAAGACAAAAGCGGCAGATTTATTAGGTATTAGCCGTTCTGGTTTATATGAGAAGCTAAAGAAATTTCAAATATAA
- a CDS encoding class I adenylate-forming enzyme family protein, with amino-acid sequence MDIGSYLSVNARNFAEKWAISCEGRDYTYREFNNEVNKLAHGLLEMNVKKGEKVALMMKNSDYFVFAYFALAKIGAVVVPINFRLTSVEVNYILQQSESTLIFSDEEFDELLEEAAKNTEVRKIITVGVPKVPTHISYQELLTNNTENPDVKVEETDDLEILYTSGTTGRPKGALFDHKRIFNVGLTMITGMGINQHDRFLHIAPLFHSAQLNLFLVSGVVLGASHVIQREFHPVETLKAIENHKITHFFGVPAMYNFLLQVPNVKDYDLSSIQRCGYGAAPMAPEIVKKSMNMFQTDRFFNLCGLTEAGPGGILLDPQGHKEHIGKGGKPFFSTEARVVDDTGEDVKPHTVGEFILRGETIMKEYYKKTEETKKTLKDGWLYTGDLAVIDEEGFITLVDRKKDMIISGGENVYSVEVEQVIYEHPQVLETAIIGLPDEVWGEAVTAIVVPKDGESIDEKEFREFCRQKLAGYKVPRRVIFDKILPRNASGKILKYRLREKLQEVES; translated from the coding sequence TTGGATATTGGTTCTTATTTATCAGTCAATGCACGTAATTTTGCAGAGAAGTGGGCAATCAGTTGTGAAGGAAGGGATTATACGTACCGAGAGTTTAATAATGAGGTAAACAAATTAGCACATGGTCTACTTGAGATGAATGTGAAAAAAGGTGAAAAGGTTGCCTTAATGATGAAGAATTCCGATTACTTTGTTTTTGCCTATTTTGCTCTAGCAAAAATTGGTGCAGTCGTTGTTCCGATAAACTTTAGGTTGACTTCAGTAGAAGTAAACTACATTTTGCAGCAATCAGAATCGACGTTAATTTTTAGCGACGAAGAATTCGATGAGTTGTTGGAAGAAGCAGCGAAAAACACTGAGGTACGAAAAATTATCACTGTAGGAGTTCCAAAGGTACCTACTCATATTTCTTACCAAGAGTTACTGACAAATAATACAGAGAATCCTGATGTGAAGGTAGAAGAAACTGATGACCTTGAAATCCTGTATACATCGGGTACTACAGGAAGACCGAAAGGAGCGTTATTTGATCATAAACGAATTTTTAATGTTGGTTTAACAATGATTACTGGAATGGGTATCAACCAGCATGACCGCTTTTTGCATATTGCACCATTATTTCATTCAGCACAGCTAAACCTATTTCTCGTATCAGGAGTTGTACTTGGTGCTTCTCATGTAATTCAACGTGAGTTTCATCCAGTAGAAACGTTAAAAGCAATTGAAAATCATAAAATCACTCACTTCTTCGGTGTTCCAGCAATGTATAATTTCTTACTCCAAGTACCAAATGTAAAAGATTATGATTTATCCTCGATCCAACGTTGTGGTTACGGAGCAGCTCCGATGGCACCAGAAATTGTAAAAAAGAGCATGAACATGTTTCAAACTGACCGCTTTTTTAACTTGTGCGGGTTAACGGAGGCAGGGCCAGGAGGAATCCTATTAGATCCACAAGGTCATAAAGAACACATTGGTAAAGGTGGAAAACCATTTTTCTCAACTGAAGCACGTGTTGTAGATGATACAGGGGAAGATGTAAAACCTCATACTGTTGGGGAGTTCATCCTTCGTGGTGAAACAATTATGAAAGAATACTATAAAAAAACAGAAGAAACAAAGAAAACACTAAAAGACGGTTGGTTATACACAGGAGACTTAGCAGTTATTGATGAGGAAGGGTTTATTACTTTAGTAGATAGAAAGAAAGACATGATTATTTCAGGTGGTGAGAATGTCTATTCTGTAGAGGTTGAGCAAGTTATTTATGAACATCCACAAGTGTTAGAAACGGCGATTATTGGGCTTCCTGATGAAGTGTGGGGAGAGGCAGTAACAGCGATTGTCGTACCAAAGGATGGAGAGTCGATTGACGAGAAGGAGTTTCGAGAGTTCTGTAGGCAGAAACTAGCTGGTTATAAAGTTCCAAGGAGAGTTATATTTGACAAGATTCTACCAAGAAATGCTTCTGGGAAAATATTAAAATACCGATTACGAGAAAAGCTTCAGGAAGTAGAATCTTAA
- a CDS encoding acyl-CoA dehydrogenase family protein: protein MKHPYLSEEHDIFRKTFRKFLEKEAYPYFNEWEEERMIPRSFWEKMGTHGFLCPDVDEKYGGSNVDWGYSVVINEELEKVGSSMVGLGLHNDIVVPYITAYGTEEQKQRWLPKCVTGETITAIAMTEPGTGSDLANIKTTAIEDRDHYILNGQKTFITNGIHSDLIIVACKTDPQAEPKHKGVSLLVVERDTPGFSRGRKLNKIGLHSQDTAELIFEDCRVPKANLLGQEGKGFLYLMDKLQQERLVVAIVAQVAAEEMLEMTVDYVKTRKAFGKSISSFQNTQFKLVEMATEIEMGRTFVDQLIAKHIEGEEIVSQVSMAKWKTTEVAKKVASECMQLYGGYGFMEEYEIARRFRDTPVSAIYAGTNEIMKTIIAKKMGL, encoded by the coding sequence ATGAAACATCCTTATTTATCAGAAGAGCATGATATTTTTCGGAAGACATTTCGCAAGTTTTTAGAAAAAGAAGCTTATCCATATTTTAATGAGTGGGAAGAGGAGCGAATGATTCCACGTTCGTTTTGGGAGAAGATGGGGACTCATGGTTTTCTCTGTCCGGACGTAGACGAGAAATACGGAGGTTCTAACGTTGATTGGGGCTATAGCGTTGTCATTAATGAAGAGCTTGAAAAAGTCGGTTCTAGTATGGTTGGTCTCGGTCTCCATAATGACATTGTCGTTCCATATATTACGGCTTATGGAACTGAAGAACAAAAACAACGCTGGCTACCAAAGTGTGTAACAGGGGAAACGATAACTGCAATTGCGATGACAGAGCCTGGCACAGGTTCGGACCTTGCCAACATTAAGACAACAGCAATTGAAGATCGAGATCATTATATTTTAAATGGCCAAAAGACATTTATTACAAATGGTATTCATTCTGATTTAATCATCGTTGCCTGTAAAACAGACCCACAGGCAGAACCGAAGCATAAAGGTGTTAGTTTGCTAGTAGTAGAGCGGGACACCCCTGGTTTCTCGAGAGGGAGAAAGCTAAATAAGATTGGATTACACAGTCAAGACACGGCTGAGTTAATTTTTGAAGATTGCCGAGTTCCAAAGGCGAATCTTTTAGGTCAAGAAGGAAAAGGCTTTTTATATTTAATGGATAAACTACAGCAGGAGCGACTAGTTGTCGCGATTGTTGCTCAAGTGGCAGCAGAAGAGATGCTAGAGATGACAGTCGATTATGTGAAAACAAGGAAAGCGTTCGGGAAGTCGATTAGTAGCTTTCAGAACACACAATTTAAGCTAGTAGAGATGGCAACTGAGATTGAAATGGGCAGAACATTTGTTGACCAATTAATAGCCAAACATATTGAGGGTGAAGAAATCGTTTCACAGGTGTCGATGGCAAAATGGAAGACTACTGAAGTAGCAAAGAAAGTAGCTTCTGAGTGTATGCAACTGTATGGAGGCTACGGTTTCATGGAGGAATATGAGATTGCTAGAAGATTTAGGGACACTCCAGTTTCAGCTATCTATGCCGGAACGAATGAAATAATGAAGACGATCATCGCTAAAAAAATGGGTTTATAG
- a CDS encoding thiolase family protein, translating to MREAVIVEAVRTPIGKRKGLLQHIRPDDLAAIVLKEVVERANISASLVEDVIMGCVTQSGEQAGDIGRVAALIAGFPDTVPGTTLDRQCGSGQQAIHFAAQAILSGDMDIVIAAGIENMSRVPMGSNYQEAAVSEKLKSQYEVIHQGLSAERITEKWELTREELDQFSFESHMKAIQAQQQGRFEREIVPVEVTLPDGSTTTLREDEGPRSDTSLEVLNSLRPSFDKNGSIHAGNSSQISDGAGAVLIMSKEKAEELGLKPRFTIKTRVVVGSDPTLMLTAPIPATAKVLEKSGLSIDDIDVFEVNEAFSCVPLAWLKETGADRSKLNPNGGAIALGHPLGASGVRLMITMMHELERTNGRFGLQTMCEGHGMANATIIERIN from the coding sequence ATGAGAGAAGCAGTAATAGTAGAAGCGGTTAGAACTCCAATAGGAAAAAGAAAAGGATTATTACAGCATATTCGACCAGATGATTTAGCGGCAATTGTACTTAAAGAAGTAGTTGAACGTGCCAATATATCCGCTAGTTTAGTAGAAGATGTAATTATGGGTTGTGTTACTCAATCTGGTGAACAAGCAGGAGATATTGGTCGGGTTGCTGCTCTTATCGCAGGATTTCCAGATACAGTTCCAGGAACTACACTTGACCGACAATGTGGTTCTGGTCAACAGGCGATTCATTTTGCTGCACAAGCAATTCTAAGTGGTGATATGGATATTGTCATTGCAGCGGGAATTGAAAATATGTCGCGTGTACCGATGGGGTCCAATTATCAAGAAGCAGCAGTTAGTGAAAAATTAAAGAGTCAGTATGAAGTCATTCACCAAGGACTGTCTGCAGAACGGATTACAGAAAAGTGGGAGCTTACTCGTGAAGAGCTAGATCAATTTTCATTTGAAAGTCATATGAAAGCAATCCAAGCACAGCAACAAGGACGTTTTGAAAGAGAAATTGTTCCTGTTGAAGTCACATTACCTGATGGTTCGACAACAACACTACGCGAGGATGAAGGTCCGAGGAGTGATACATCGTTAGAGGTTTTAAATAGCTTACGTCCTTCTTTTGATAAAAATGGAAGCATACATGCCGGAAACTCAAGTCAAATTAGTGACGGGGCAGGGGCAGTTTTAATTATGTCAAAGGAAAAAGCGGAAGAACTTGGTCTGAAGCCAAGATTCACAATTAAGACTAGAGTAGTTGTTGGCTCTGATCCTACGTTAATGCTAACAGCTCCTATTCCAGCTACAGCAAAGGTGTTAGAAAAATCTGGTCTATCGATTGATGACATTGATGTTTTTGAAGTAAATGAAGCCTTTTCTTGTGTACCACTTGCTTGGTTAAAGGAGACGGGAGCTGATCGAAGTAAGTTAAATCCGAATGGAGGTGCTATTGCACTCGGTCATCCTCTTGGAGCCAGTGGTGTTCGATTAATGATAACAATGATGCATGAATTAGAACGTACAAATGGACGTTTTGGACTTCAAACAATGTGCGAAGGTCATGGGATGGCTAACGCGACAATTATTGAGAGAATCAATTAA
- a CDS encoding fatty acid--CoA ligase, with protein MSTTIGTLFEQTVKKYPTKEALYYVQKDVRYSYQEWDQQVNKVANALLDAGVEKGDRISTYLFNTEELATVYFASAKIGAVFNPINFRLAADELKFILEDATPKVVLFERALATAVEAIQAQLPDSSFWYVDVDAPDFAVNYHEKVADASDIRPEVEVNENDLYAIMYTSGTTGRPKGVMHLHRDMVEQSLILVAGSKLTSNDRGLVTAPMFHCAELHCAFLPRVHIGATNIITHHFEPKQTLELIENEKITLFFSAPTMWNMMLQEDLQKYNLTSLRIGLYGAAPMAPALVQKVHQSFGVALIQAYGMTEMGPAVTFLMEDEQITKAGAAGRAILNHEIRVVRPREDGRSEPTDTLLPGEAGEIIVQGPCMMQGYFNRAEAAEKSIYKGWYYSGDIGYFDEDGFLWIADRVDDMIISGGENIYPREVEDVLYNHSGVLDVAVIGEPDENWGERVTAIVVKKDPSITEIDLENYCKNSEELADYKRPRRYLFTEQLPRNASGKIQKFLLKKQLEPKQ; from the coding sequence ATGTCGACAACGATTGGTACATTATTTGAGCAAACGGTAAAGAAATACCCTACTAAAGAAGCACTATACTATGTGCAAAAAGACGTTCGGTATAGCTATCAAGAATGGGATCAGCAAGTAAACAAGGTAGCTAATGCCTTACTGGATGCAGGTGTAGAAAAGGGAGACCGTATTTCTACGTATCTATTTAATACCGAAGAATTGGCAACAGTCTATTTCGCTAGTGCAAAGATTGGTGCAGTATTTAACCCGATTAATTTCAGGCTGGCAGCTGATGAATTGAAATTTATTTTGGAAGATGCAACTCCAAAAGTTGTTTTATTTGAGAGAGCACTAGCAACTGCAGTAGAGGCAATCCAAGCTCAACTACCTGATAGTTCTTTCTGGTACGTTGACGTGGACGCTCCTGACTTCGCTGTTAATTATCATGAAAAAGTAGCTGATGCTTCGGATATACGCCCAGAGGTTGAAGTTAATGAAAATGATTTATATGCAATTATGTATACGAGTGGCACAACAGGAAGGCCAAAAGGTGTCATGCACCTCCATCGAGATATGGTTGAGCAAAGCTTGATTTTAGTTGCTGGTTCGAAATTGACAAGTAATGATCGAGGGTTGGTTACAGCGCCAATGTTTCATTGTGCAGAGTTACATTGTGCTTTTCTCCCAAGAGTGCATATTGGGGCAACAAATATTATTACTCATCATTTTGAGCCAAAGCAAACGTTGGAATTGATTGAAAACGAGAAAATCACGTTGTTTTTCTCTGCTCCGACTATGTGGAATATGATGCTACAGGAAGATTTACAAAAATATAATTTGACATCTTTAAGGATAGGATTGTACGGTGCAGCACCAATGGCACCAGCATTAGTTCAGAAAGTTCATCAAAGCTTCGGAGTGGCATTAATTCAAGCTTATGGAATGACAGAGATGGGACCTGCCGTAACATTTTTAATGGAAGATGAACAAATAACAAAAGCAGGAGCAGCTGGTCGAGCGATTCTAAATCATGAAATTCGTGTTGTTCGTCCAAGAGAAGACGGTCGTTCAGAACCAACCGATACTCTATTACCAGGTGAAGCGGGAGAGATTATTGTTCAAGGGCCATGTATGATGCAAGGATATTTTAATAGAGCAGAAGCGGCTGAAAAATCGATTTATAAAGGCTGGTATTACTCAGGTGATATCGGATACTTTGACGAAGACGGTTTCCTATGGATTGCTGATCGTGTAGACGACATGATTATTAGCGGTGGTGAAAATATCTACCCACGTGAAGTTGAAGATGTTCTATATAATCATTCTGGTGTACTTGATGTAGCAGTTATAGGAGAACCAGATGAAAATTGGGGCGAGCGAGTAACAGCTATTGTAGTGAAAAAGGACCCATCTATTACGGAAATCGATTTAGAGAACTATTGTAAAAATAGTGAGGAGTTAGCAGACTATAAGCGACCAAGACGCTATCTATTTACCGAGCAACTCCCAAGGAATGCTAGTGGAAAAATACAAAAGTTTTTATTGAAGAAGCAACTCGAGCCAAAACAGTAG
- a CDS encoding CaiB/BaiF CoA transferase family protein → MLDGIRIVDFSFYLPGPYATLRLAEMGAEVIKVEPPEGDPARLIGEKKGDEGLVFLANNSNKKSITLNLKNSSDQEKARELIKTADVVIESFRPGVTKRLGIDYERAKQVQPEIIYCSISGYGQSGAMSSLGSHDLNYMSLSGALAQLKSQSGEPVHPTNTFADLIGSLAANEAILSALLKRERTGTGEYIDLAITDVMASLMANHLMFEQEKGKSNGIPLLGGEIVSYKIYETKDNRYISLAALEKKFWENFCAEVGREDWLPHHFSPADNSNEIYQEMKELFSSRTMKEWTQFGLNVDCCLTPILETRDLAESDYFKERGRIFDTGWGSKQVVTQPHPTTYSRTRPPRKGEHTDEILATLVDLKSNKL, encoded by the coding sequence ATGCTTGATGGGATTCGAATTGTTGACTTTTCATTTTATCTACCAGGACCATATGCAACGTTACGCTTAGCCGAAATGGGAGCGGAAGTTATTAAAGTAGAACCACCAGAAGGAGATCCAGCACGTCTTATTGGTGAAAAGAAAGGCGACGAAGGACTTGTCTTTCTAGCAAATAACAGTAATAAAAAAAGTATCACATTAAATTTAAAAAATTCGTCTGACCAAGAAAAGGCACGAGAATTAATAAAGACTGCTGATGTGGTTATTGAAAGCTTTCGACCAGGAGTAACGAAAAGATTAGGGATAGATTATGAACGAGCGAAACAAGTACAGCCTGAGATTATTTATTGCTCAATCTCCGGTTACGGTCAATCTGGAGCTATGAGTTCTTTAGGAAGTCATGACTTGAACTATATGTCCTTAAGCGGGGCGCTTGCACAATTAAAGTCACAGTCCGGAGAACCAGTTCACCCAACTAATACGTTTGCAGACCTTATCGGTAGTCTTGCTGCAAATGAAGCAATTTTAAGCGCGTTGTTAAAGAGGGAAAGAACAGGAACAGGAGAATATATTGACCTTGCAATTACAGATGTTATGGCTTCCTTGATGGCGAACCATCTCATGTTTGAACAGGAAAAAGGAAAGAGCAATGGGATACCACTTCTTGGAGGAGAAATCGTGTCTTACAAGATTTATGAAACAAAAGATAATCGGTACATCAGTTTAGCGGCACTAGAAAAGAAGTTTTGGGAAAACTTTTGTGCTGAGGTAGGAAGAGAGGATTGGCTGCCACATCATTTTTCACCTGCAGATAATTCAAATGAAATTTATCAAGAAATGAAAGAGCTATTTTCTAGTAGAACGATGAAAGAATGGACACAATTTGGGTTAAATGTAGATTGTTGTTTAACACCAATATTAGAAACGAGAGATTTAGCTGAATCTGATTATTTTAAAGAAAGAGGTAGAATTTTCGATACGGGATGGGGGAGCAAACAAGTAGTAACACAACCACATCCAACGACTTATTCTAGAACCCGACCTCCACGAAAAGGCGAACATACAGATGAAATTTTAGCAACTCTAGTAGATTTAAAATCGAACAAATTGTAA